atgTTATGAGTTGGTGGATGGGGCGGGTTATCCAAGGGAGTTTGGATTTGTGTGTCATGTGCTTGGTGGGTATGTTTTTGTCTATGGATTTGTTTAGTGCTGTTTTGAAGCAGTGCCAGATCTCCTCTATGGTGTCGTTAGATCGGTCGTCCAGTTGTATATTTAATTGCTCAAGATAAGTTTTTATGTTATCCCAGTTGGCTTTATTGTaacccgagatactctggccctgacaccagacttagacattatgacagatagatgtctggcgtaggcccatcctcgatactccagggcttccgatcacttacgatctctacacccctggactatctcatagtgaaattgaaggcagctcagcggaaaacatttgaccaatcacaggctagcaaagatttcctttgaagactacagagagagcgatgcCTAACAtctaagccacacagtcaaccacagtgtaccgttatacggctcttttgatgtacatcaaatgactaaattacctgttctattctgttgcctccagttttactatgagatagtccaggggtgtagagatcgaaagtgatcggaacccctggagtatcgaggatggcgtaggcccagagcgcagtagtactcgaaaacctggaataagccgacaccgtttggtatcgggccaggtcatctccgattcagctacttacaaaatattaccaccgagaatcgccacttacctttgtcttttcaacaaatgaataatttatctactcatagccaTCAATTTCATCTCGCATGCacgttctattgtgtcaacacagtagtttcttttccgcaactttaaatttccctcgtcgtcgtcaccattttctcgtagtatgcaaatcacctttaatctcgacggattgctatatttgggtagatataatattcatttgttgaatagactaaggttagtggtgcttctcggtggtcGGTCTGAATCGGaaatgacctggcccgataccaaacggtgtcggcttattccaggttttcgagtactactgcgctctggccctaagccagacatctatctgtcataatgtctaagtctggtttcagggccagagtatctcgggctagctTTATTGTAGAGGAGAATGTCTCTAAGTGGTCTTCTGATCTTTTTTAGTCTGATGTCAATTTCGGTGTAAACGTTGTCATGGTCTGATTTTCCTAGTGGTGgtaatattaatatttcttgtttgttgATGATGGATGGCCTAGCTATTAGTTAGTTTTAGGTCTAATATGTGTTCGCCACGGAGGGGGGGAAGCTGTCGTTTGAGTGAGGGACTTGTCATTGATGATGTTAAGTAAGTGTTGGTGTATTTTAGGTTGTGGTGTGCTTGGGATGGTGGTGTTGGTGTGCCAGTCTCTATGGGGTAAGTTGAAGTCTCCACTGATGTATGTAATTGTTTTGACCTATTCTAGCTGTTTATGGAGTCTTCGAGGTGTTTGATTGATTTTCCCTTGTCTGAGGGAGGTGTGTAGTATGCGGCTACTGTTAGGTTATGCGAATGAGTTGGTATTTATTTATCCCTTGGCAGTCAACATGATACCAAATGTTGCAGGTGTCACAACACACTGCATTTGATTTCTATGTCACTGCCTTCGAGCATGTGCCACATTCAATGCATGTGCATTCAAAAATAAACTCTATCACATGTACACCACCATACAGGGCACCGCTTTGATCACAGGAACTCAAGATCGACGAGATGAATTTACTGACTTGTTACAAACCTCCATACATTTAAATCAGAAAAAAGATTTCAATATGAAAATGGATTGAGAAACGGGCAGTTAAGGCCTATTCGAAGTTCTCTACCAATACTTAGCCGAAAGCTTGAATAATAATGGAGCcaatatactaaagttatcatTGAAGTATTAATTACCCTAACCCATTTTGATTAAGTTTATTCAGGTGATTTCAGTCTTAACATACTCAAGCAAGCTTAAGCACCACCATGTAGTCAGTGTTACTTACTAGTTTGGCATTAAAAAGTATTAAACCACATACCTGTGGTGACAGTAGTGCtcggatatacatgtaataatatgtacCTGAACATTGTGATTGATAACACATGCCTTttaaaacagcttttaatttttaaaacattttaatgtaaacaagattgatttttttctggCGTCGCAAGTTTTTAGCTTAACGtaaatactacacttatcatcacttcctgaacaatttaattaaaatgaattcaACACTAGTTTCAATATTAGTTTATAATGCTGGTCGTCATATTTTTCCCGCTGTTGTCCCAATTACtgcgcgttagttgactatcactgtgccagaacagcaaaatgaatcttCAGTATAACAGATTAAAAAAGGAAATAATCTAGTGTTTGTTTGGTCGTTTAACCccatcttaggccatcaatataaactttattatgATTAGGTGttttttgaaacttttttttgttttggagAGGTAGACTAATAGGCCTTTAATCAACTTTGGATAAAATACAGTGGACCAGATAACAGAGTACCCCATAAATTTATAGTAATTAacattgttttacctgtgtgtaaatgtatatgctGATTCCAgtcatttttcattttagtaATACTAATCTCTGGCTTTTTGGAAATGATGGATGTCTTCAGAAGTTTGAAGAAGAGCACAACTCAGTCAGCAGAAGCTTGTCTGGTAACTCGATTAAGAACATCAATAACATTACAAATATGAATGGAGGATTTCTGTGCCAAGAGAAAGTACAACGAGGAGGCATTCAGAATAACAAGCCAAAGGAGGACTCTCAACTTTCCCCTTTGTTCAGGGATGGTTTTGGTGTTTTAAGTGTAAGGCCTATTAACAAGAACTTCCTTTGGAAAAGagcatccttaaatgacttgtGTGATAGGTCTCACCCTGTTGTTGATAAGGAAAGTGAAGAGTTTGATTCAGGTGATGAGATGGAATCATCGTTAGAATCCATGTCTCTAATTCCAAACACACTTAAGGTGCCTGCTACAAACATGGATAAAAACATTCCAAACACAGACTGTATAATGAGCCTAAAGACAACACATATTGCCGATGAGACCAGTATAACACCAAAATTTCATCCAAACAAGTCACCACAGAAACGTGTACCACCAAATCTCAAGTCTCCACAGAAAAGTGTACCACCAAATCTCAAGTCTCCACAGAAAAATGTACCACCAAATCTCAAGTCTCCACAGAAAAATGTACCACCAAATCTAAATGAGACACAACAGAAAAGTGTACCACCAAATCTCAAGTCTCCACAGAAAAGTGTACCACCAAATCTCAAGTCTCCACAGAAAAGTGTACCACCAAATCTCAAGTCTCCACAGAAAAATGTACCACCAAATCTAAATGAGACACAACAGAAAAGTGTACCACCAAATCTCAGGTTTCCACAGAAAAGTGTACCACTAAATCTCAAGTCTCCACAGAAAAGTGTAACACCAAATCCAAATGAAGCACCACAGAAAAGTGTACCACCAAATCTAAATGAGACACCACAGAAAAGTGTACCACCAAATCTAAATGAGACACAACAGAAAAGTGTAACACCAAATCTCAAGTCTCCACAGAAAAATGTACCACCAAATCTAAATGAGACACAACAGAAAAGTGTACCACCAAATCTCAGGTTTCCACAGAAAAGTGTACCACTAAATCTCAAGTCTCCACAGAAAAGTGTAACACCAAATCCAAATGAAGCACCACAGAAAAGTGTACCACCAAATCTAAATGAGACACCACAGAAAAGTGTACCACCAAATCTAAATGAGACACAACAGAAAAGTGTAACACCAAATCTAAATGAGACACCACAGAAAAGTGTACCACCAAATCTAAATGAGACACAACAGAAAAGTGTAACACCAAATCTAAACAAGTCCCTGCAGAAACATAAACCACCAAATCTAAATGAAACACAACAGAAAAGTGTAACACCAAATCTAAATGAGACTCTACAGAAAACTGTAACACCAGATCTAAACAAGGCAACACAGAAAAGTGTTACAGCAAATCAAAATGAGGCGCCACATCACCTATTTGCATCAGAATCTCATATGGAAATTTCAGAATGTGATTTGGAAGTTTCAGAATGTGAAGAAGGATCAATTCTGAATGGTGGCATATGTGATAAAAACTTTCTGGCTAAGCCATTAGCATCTTCAAGTATTGGTGAGTCAAGATCTTATCTAAGATTGGAACCCATTGTTGATGAACCTGAGCCATCAATTGCAAATTATATTGGGTATCAGAACTCTGCCTCTAAATCTGAGAGTAACACAGACACATTAAAGCCGAGAGCTGCTTCGACAGATTTGGAAATAATGAGACAGCATTATAGTGATATTTCGGGTGTAAAGAGAACTACAAACTGTGATGTAATGTCTGTGAACAGGCCGATTGTGTCTGTTACTACATCCACTATAACTTGTCCTCAGATGTCACCACTGACTAACAAGGAGATTACTGTAAAACAGGAACCCATGGAAGTGGACAGCTGTACTACCCCTGTGATACCATGTAAGCCAGCTAGcaatacaaaatataagcaCCAGTCCACAAACACGAAAATTCATTATGAGAAATCTACTGTCTATCCTAGGAACATGGCTATTCCAACAGCAGCCTATAAACAGAAAAGTAGTGATCCCGATGGAGTCAGAAAACACAATTGCAAGCGTTCCTATAAAAGGACTACAGATTTGGGCACATCAAACTCCTGTATAAGAAATCCAGTTTCACAACATCAGCCTTTCTATGGTCCACTTGTATTAGGAAAGCCCTCAGTAGTGACCAGCGGGCATGCATATGGTTCACATGTGGCTGGAGAGCCCTCAGTAGTGACCAGTGAGCAGaatgatttaaatattaaaatcgcGTCTGTTTTCTCTCTTAGTTCATCTAGTCATAATCAAGCCATGTCAATTCAAGACATTGCCGACATTCACGAAAAGGTCACGGACAAATCGGGTAATAAAGCTACAATGGTAACTGGTGTAGGAGGAAAATCAAGGTCAAGTCCTCTATTTAATCAGCCGATATGTATCAAAGTTCCAGACAATGTCTTCTCGGATCCCAAAATCATGTCATGTTCAGTTGTAATGCATAAATTACGCTGGAAAAATGGTAGATTTGACAATTCAACATGTTCCAAAAGCTGCAGACAAAGTTTCTTATCGGTAAAACAGAAATCGGATAAAAAAACGAAAATGAAATTTAACAGAAAAATGCTGGTCACCAAGGGTGTTTCACCCCTGTCATATATTCGTGATATgatagaaaaaagaaaaagacagCTGTGTTTGAATACCTCTGGCAAGCAGTGTGCATCTTCCACCTTGAAAGCTCCTGATGTACCACGTGTGAATCTGTCCAAGctcaaaatataccaaaatgtaTTTACACCCAAGGCACAGATTCCAGCTCCAGTTCAGTCCACAAATAAGCAAAACTTTCTTCCGTTTAAAGGGATGAAAATCATTATCCCTTCAGTGCAGTTAAATGGTCGGCCAGATCTCATGACATTAAAAGCATCGGCTCAAAATTTCTCTGGAATGCAACTACCGGTACGTTGCGCACAAAACAACATCAACTCAGTTTCTTGACAAATGATTGAGACATAGATATACTTGACATGAATACATGAAGATGCCAATTACAATGCAAATATAGTCAAAGCCTTGTTAATTGAAACTTAAATAATTTGGGGACCTTGCTTGTTTAATTCTATTTGTTggttcaaatttgttttttcaaataacagttattgtttatttcaaaaagGTTTTATATGTATGGACAGAGCAACATGCAGTTATGGTCTGTTTCAAAAAGGTGTGTTTTTAAAGTTGTGAAGTTTGATCGTAAAGAAACTTATAATATCAAGAAATAAATGTTCCTTTCATACGAGATGAAAGGTTGATAATGTTTCCATTGCTCAAAAACACTAGCTTTACTTCATATAACTCAGTGTACATATTTACTACATTGAAAGTCCAAACATAACAACTAAATAGAGATTTTGTGCTATTTGATGTACACAGTCAATGTCCATATCTTATAGTGTGATGTCAAACCACACCTGAGACAAATGTTAAAGATGCAGTTTTTATATTTAGCAGGTCGTGATCATGTGTTAAATTTTTGTGTATAGTTTGCATTTTACTGAAATCATCAGGGGGATTAGCCTCATGGTTAAAGAGTCCTTCCAACTCAGTGTAGTAAGTTTGAAATCTACGTGGGGCAGTTGGTACTGACCATGTATGGTGGATGTTTTTATTATTCTCCAGgtacaataaataatataaagtaCTTTACCATTTCTCCACCTCCTCAAATGACCCTTACCGTTAATATAGTATAATTATTTATCAGACAAGCAATccaccatacatatatataacatcattaAGAAATCACAAAGGAGTGACATATATATTTGCCAATGGCTAACAGTGGAGGCCTTTCttacaattttgaaaatcaaagaGTTTTGATATTGTGGTTTGGTGAATTATTCCTCCGAGACCATACAGCTTGAACTTCATCAACACTTTAATTAAAATAAGGCCCTAgttattgtttttatgaaaCACAAGAACTTTATAAATAAGGCTACAATTACTGTTATACATGAAATTGTTGATTgaatatataatcaaataattaaatcaTGATGCTCTTGCTATACATAGCTGAAGCAGGTTTCTCAGCTCTgtcaaattttcttttcaaGGGGAGAGCACTCCTTTCGTCTTTACAGTTCCTGATCAGAAGTGCAATAGTTTTGGGATAAAGCACTGCGGATTTTAATCTAACAACATGTACCTATTAAGCCAAATTTGTCTTTTCCCACTGTTCTTTCTTGTTGATCATCAATTATTACATTGTAAACAGCTCTAGTGCATTGCATCTTCAGGAGTGAATTAGACTTTTGTGGTTGatagttataaaaataaataatccaAATTCAGAAAATTGGAATGTCACATCTTAAAgatccactacctttccaaaactgcttttaatttttataatggGAATATAAagcgagattgataattttgcaaAAGTTATTTGCCTACTCTAATAAtctcttctgaacaatttaattaaaataaattaaatgttaattttcataacgtagGTCGTCTAATGTTTCCTACCATCATCCACATGTTAGTTGAATAACACTGCTGCGACAGAcgcagtgaaatgaatcttcactgtttacatatacacatattatgGAAGGAACCTTGCATTTATTTGATGTTTGTGACCTTATCTTTGGCCTTCAATATACCTTAAGTACATTTCCTtatgttaatgttgttttttaagaagcttaaaattttgttttggaaaggtagtgggccttcaGCTTTAAAGTAATTAGTAAGATTGAATAAATTCAACTTATCTGAGTAATTAGATTCATATTGTGAAAGTGATGTTGAGAAATTGGCACATATTGTTACATAAACagttattttgtttgttgtacattttatcctttgtattttatttgactTGCAAAACGGCAAGGAATAATGATCTTGTCACAGTACATTTGTCTGCTTTGTtataaaaatttaataaatctTAAATTCCATATGGCCTTTAGTTGTATGCCTCATTTGTTGTTGCGATGAGATAAAACTTTAAAGGATTCTGAAATAGTCCTCACAAAGTGTAATTAATAAGTTgattcaaaatccaagatgtctgcCATAGCTACcatcttaaaaaaaataaacttgttCAATTTTAGTGATAACATAGAGCTGTTAAAATTTGCAGTCCAAGAAGGGTTGTTACCATATTTACTTGACTTGGTTGAGGTATTGGGATGATTGAGCCACTTGTTGGTTGGCCATGACCAGGAGTGGGGAAGTTAAACAATTAGATTTTG
The nucleotide sequence above comes from Argopecten irradians isolate NY chromosome 1, Ai_NY, whole genome shotgun sequence. Encoded proteins:
- the LOC138305016 gene encoding nascent polypeptide-associated complex subunit alpha, muscle-specific form-like isoform X1, producing the protein MRLWCAWDGGVGVPVSMGNTNLWLFGNDGCLQKFEEEHNSVSRSLSGNSIKNINNITNMNGGFLCQEKVQRGGIQNNKPKEDSQLSPLFRDGFGVLSVRPINKNFLWKRASLNDLCDRSHPVVDKESEEFDSGDEMESSLESMSLIPNTLKVPATNMDKNIPNTDCIMSLKTTHIADETSITPKFHPNKSPQKRVPPNLKSPQKSVPPNLKSPQKNVPPNLKSPQKNVPPNLNETQQKSVPPNLKSPQKSVPPNLKSPQKSVPPNLKSPQKNVPPNLNETQQKSVPPNLRFPQKSVPLNLKSPQKSVTPNPNEAPQKSVPPNLNETPQKSVPPNLNETQQKSVTPNLKSPQKNVPPNLNETQQKSVPPNLRFPQKSVPLNLKSPQKSVTPNPNEAPQKSVPPNLNETPQKSVPPNLNETQQKSVTPNLNETPQKSVPPNLNETQQKSVTPNLNKSLQKHKPPNLNETQQKSVTPNLNETLQKTVTPDLNKATQKSVTANQNEAPHHLFASESHMEISECDLEVSECEEGSILNGGICDKNFLAKPLASSSIGESRSYLRLEPIVDEPEPSIANYIGYQNSASKSESNTDTLKPRAASTDLEIMRQHYSDISGVKRTTNCDVMSVNRPIVSVTTSTITCPQMSPLTNKEITVKQEPMEVDSCTTPVIPCKPASNTKYKHQSTNTKIHYEKSTVYPRNMAIPTAAYKQKSSDPDGVRKHNCKRSYKRTTDLGTSNSCIRNPVSQHQPFYGPLVLGKPSVVTSGHAYGSHVAGEPSVVTSEQNDLNIKIASVFSLSSSSHNQAMSIQDIADIHEKVTDKSGNKATMVTGVGGKSRSSPLFNQPICIKVPDNVFSDPKIMSCSVVMHKLRWKNGRFDNSTCSKSCRQSFLSVKQKSDKKTKMKFNRKMLVTKGVSPLSYIRDMIEKRKRQLCLNTSGKQCASSTLKAPDVPRVNLSKLKIYQNVFTPKAQIPAPVQSTNKQNFLPFKGMKIIIPSVQLNGRPDLMTLKASAQNFSGMQLPVRCAQNNINSVS
- the LOC138305016 gene encoding nascent polypeptide-associated complex subunit alpha, muscle-specific form-like isoform X2: MSNTNLWLFGNDGCLQKFEEEHNSVSRSLSGNSIKNINNITNMNGGFLCQEKVQRGGIQNNKPKEDSQLSPLFRDGFGVLSVRPINKNFLWKRASLNDLCDRSHPVVDKESEEFDSGDEMESSLESMSLIPNTLKVPATNMDKNIPNTDCIMSLKTTHIADETSITPKFHPNKSPQKRVPPNLKSPQKSVPPNLKSPQKNVPPNLKSPQKNVPPNLNETQQKSVPPNLKSPQKSVPPNLKSPQKSVPPNLKSPQKNVPPNLNETQQKSVPPNLRFPQKSVPLNLKSPQKSVTPNPNEAPQKSVPPNLNETPQKSVPPNLNETQQKSVTPNLKSPQKNVPPNLNETQQKSVPPNLRFPQKSVPLNLKSPQKSVTPNPNEAPQKSVPPNLNETPQKSVPPNLNETQQKSVTPNLNETPQKSVPPNLNETQQKSVTPNLNKSLQKHKPPNLNETQQKSVTPNLNETLQKTVTPDLNKATQKSVTANQNEAPHHLFASESHMEISECDLEVSECEEGSILNGGICDKNFLAKPLASSSIGESRSYLRLEPIVDEPEPSIANYIGYQNSASKSESNTDTLKPRAASTDLEIMRQHYSDISGVKRTTNCDVMSVNRPIVSVTTSTITCPQMSPLTNKEITVKQEPMEVDSCTTPVIPCKPASNTKYKHQSTNTKIHYEKSTVYPRNMAIPTAAYKQKSSDPDGVRKHNCKRSYKRTTDLGTSNSCIRNPVSQHQPFYGPLVLGKPSVVTSGHAYGSHVAGEPSVVTSEQNDLNIKIASVFSLSSSSHNQAMSIQDIADIHEKVTDKSGNKATMVTGVGGKSRSSPLFNQPICIKVPDNVFSDPKIMSCSVVMHKLRWKNGRFDNSTCSKSCRQSFLSVKQKSDKKTKMKFNRKMLVTKGVSPLSYIRDMIEKRKRQLCLNTSGKQCASSTLKAPDVPRVNLSKLKIYQNVFTPKAQIPAPVQSTNKQNFLPFKGMKIIIPSVQLNGRPDLMTLKASAQNFSGMQLPVRCAQNNINSVS
- the LOC138305016 gene encoding nascent polypeptide-associated complex subunit alpha, muscle-specific form-like isoform X3 — its product is MNGGFLCQEKVQRGGIQNNKPKEDSQLSPLFRDGFGVLSVRPINKNFLWKRASLNDLCDRSHPVVDKESEEFDSGDEMESSLESMSLIPNTLKVPATNMDKNIPNTDCIMSLKTTHIADETSITPKFHPNKSPQKRVPPNLKSPQKSVPPNLKSPQKNVPPNLKSPQKNVPPNLNETQQKSVPPNLKSPQKSVPPNLKSPQKSVPPNLKSPQKNVPPNLNETQQKSVPPNLRFPQKSVPLNLKSPQKSVTPNPNEAPQKSVPPNLNETPQKSVPPNLNETQQKSVTPNLKSPQKNVPPNLNETQQKSVPPNLRFPQKSVPLNLKSPQKSVTPNPNEAPQKSVPPNLNETPQKSVPPNLNETQQKSVTPNLNETPQKSVPPNLNETQQKSVTPNLNKSLQKHKPPNLNETQQKSVTPNLNETLQKTVTPDLNKATQKSVTANQNEAPHHLFASESHMEISECDLEVSECEEGSILNGGICDKNFLAKPLASSSIGESRSYLRLEPIVDEPEPSIANYIGYQNSASKSESNTDTLKPRAASTDLEIMRQHYSDISGVKRTTNCDVMSVNRPIVSVTTSTITCPQMSPLTNKEITVKQEPMEVDSCTTPVIPCKPASNTKYKHQSTNTKIHYEKSTVYPRNMAIPTAAYKQKSSDPDGVRKHNCKRSYKRTTDLGTSNSCIRNPVSQHQPFYGPLVLGKPSVVTSGHAYGSHVAGEPSVVTSEQNDLNIKIASVFSLSSSSHNQAMSIQDIADIHEKVTDKSGNKATMVTGVGGKSRSSPLFNQPICIKVPDNVFSDPKIMSCSVVMHKLRWKNGRFDNSTCSKSCRQSFLSVKQKSDKKTKMKFNRKMLVTKGVSPLSYIRDMIEKRKRQLCLNTSGKQCASSTLKAPDVPRVNLSKLKIYQNVFTPKAQIPAPVQSTNKQNFLPFKGMKIIIPSVQLNGRPDLMTLKASAQNFSGMQLPVRCAQNNINSVS